The proteins below come from a single Mya arenaria isolate MELC-2E11 chromosome 6, ASM2691426v1 genomic window:
- the LOC128237474 gene encoding uncharacterized protein LOC128237474 isoform X2 gives MSYDQVGYSDKQPISSSNEFTDDPYGNRDPNGNGHDYTPKLYNQGFSFLCFSSKNKKKAKFILASSVVVVILSVVLIIISIVAHIHKDKDGSGAGQPKNTKLNGLFAYGPDDTGLLELHVSDHGLYMPYVNRMEGKMQVYSTIRQVNDQKTFVTCNEDETFILPPNEDQACMQTAETFGENCQNFKLYGALELRPCILLVLTLEADHIPEPFNLSDPANAYVLKELASRHTMHDVGVSCYGKTEEDKKALVLHTANGTSENMLDGGAFVYSPKNGFPTYFYAQKTRGLNYISPGVMVQLNHVPVNQKVTIRCTAWAKNFHDGHPETSNVYTTEFSVLLKN, from the exons ATGTCATACGACCAGGTTGGATATTCTGACAAGCAACCCATTTCTAGTAGCAATGAATTCACGGATGATCCGTACGGAAACCGGGACCCAAATGGGAACGGTCATGACTACACACCTAAACTATACAACCAAGGCTTTTCGTTTCTATGTTTCTCAAGCAAGAATAAGAAGAAAgctaaatttattttagcatcGTCAGTTGTGGTTGTTATCTTATCTGTGGTTCTGATTATAATCTCCATAGTCGCTCACATACATAAAGACAAAGATGGGAGTGGTGCTGGGCAGCCAAAGAACACAAAACTCAATG GTCTGTTTGCATATGGTCCAGATGATACAGGGTTACTGGAGTTGCATGTGAGTGACCATGGCTTGTATATGCCCTATGTGAACAGAATGGAAGGAAAGATGCAAG tTTACAGTACAATCCGACAAGTGAACGACCAGAAGACTTTTGTGACTTGTAATGAGGATGAGACTTTCATTCTGCCGCCGAATGAAGATCAGGCGTGTATGCAGACTGCAGaaacatttggtgaaaattGCCAAAATTTCAAACTGTATGGCGCTCTGGAATTACGTCCATGTATCCTACTGGTTCTCACTCTG GAGGCTGATCATATCCCTGAACCATTCAACCTCAGTGACCCAGCAAATGCGTATGTGTTGAAAGAACTTGCAAGCCGCCATACGATGCATGACGTGGGGGTCAGCTGTTATGGaaag aCTGAGGAGGATAAAAAGGCGCTCGTTCTTCACACGGCAAACGGAACATCAGAGAACATGTTGGACGGAGGGGCCTTCGTGTACTCTCCTAAAAATGGCTTCCCAACCTACTTTTACGCCCAGAAGACACGAGGGTTGAACtacatcagccccggggtgatGGTCCAGCTTAACCATGTTCCTGTAAACCAGAAGGTGACTATAAGATGTACAGCCTGGGCAAAGAACTTCCATGACGGCCATCCGGAAACTAGCAATGTCTACACGACTGAGTTCTCCGTCCTGCTGAAAAACTga
- the LOC128237474 gene encoding uncharacterized protein LOC128237474 isoform X1, whose product MSYDQVGYSDKQPISSSNEFTDDPYGNRDPNGNGHGNGIYNDYTTEIKPKQYNQGFSFLCCSCQNTKKVKFILAASVVVVILSVVLIIISAVAHKNKDKDGSGAGQPQITKLNGLFAYGPDDTGLLELHVSDHGLYMPYVNRMEGKMQVYSTIRQVNDQKTFVTCNEDETFILPPNEDQACMQTAETFGENCQNFKLYGALELRPCILLVLTLEADHIPEPFNLSDPANAYVLKELASRHTMHDVGVSCYGKTEEDKKALVLHTANGTSENMLDGGAFVYSPKNGFPTYFYAQKTRGLNYISPGVMVQLNHVPVNQKVTIRCTAWAKNFHDGHPETSNVYTTEFSVLLKN is encoded by the exons ATGTCATACGACCAGGTTGGATATTCTGACAAGCAACCCATTTCTAGTAGCAATGAATTCACGGATGATCCGTACGGAAACCGGGACCCAAATGGGAACGGTCATGGCAATGGAATTTACAATGACTACACAACAGAAATAAAACCTAAACAATACAACCAAGGCTTTTCGTTTCTATGTTGCTCGTGCCAGAATACGAAGaaagttaaatttattttagcagcGTCAGTTGTGGTTGTTATCTTATCTGTGGTTCTGATTATAATCTCCGCAGTCGCTCAcaaaaataaagacaaagaTGGGAGTGGTGCTGGGCAGCCACAGATCACAAAACTCAATG GTCTGTTTGCATATGGTCCAGATGATACAGGGTTACTGGAGTTGCATGTGAGTGACCATGGCTTGTATATGCCCTATGTGAACAGAATGGAAGGAAAGATGCAAG tTTACAGTACAATCCGACAAGTGAACGACCAGAAGACTTTTGTGACTTGTAATGAGGATGAGACTTTCATTCTGCCGCCGAATGAAGATCAGGCGTGTATGCAGACTGCAGaaacatttggtgaaaattGCCAAAATTTCAAACTGTATGGCGCTCTGGAATTACGTCCATGTATCCTACTGGTTCTCACTCTG GAGGCTGATCATATCCCTGAACCATTCAACCTCAGTGACCCAGCAAATGCGTATGTGTTGAAAGAACTTGCAAGCCGCCATACGATGCATGACGTGGGGGTCAGCTGTTATGGaaag aCTGAGGAGGATAAAAAGGCGCTCGTTCTTCACACGGCAAACGGAACATCAGAGAACATGTTGGACGGAGGGGCCTTCGTGTACTCTCCTAAAAATGGCTTCCCAACCTACTTTTACGCCCAGAAGACACGAGGGTTGAACtacatcagccccggggtgatGGTCCAGCTTAACCATGTTCCTGTAAACCAGAAGGTGACTATAAGATGTACAGCCTGGGCAAAGAACTTCCATGACGGCCATCCGGAAACTAGCAATGTCTACACGACTGAGTTCTCCGTCCTGCTGAAAAACTga